One Psychrobacillus glaciei genomic region harbors:
- the hpaD gene encoding 3,4-dihydroxyphenylacetate 2,3-dioxygenase — protein MDFSIIRIARTVLHVLDLQASRKFYVDGLGMIETESDENHIYLRGLEEHSHHSLLLRKADKAVVEVLSYKVEKEQDLNEIEKLFISKGLKTKWMAKGEQHAIGRTLRVHDISGIPLEFFAEMTTVDRMLQRYDLYSGAKIQRIDHVNCAVPHVQKAYDFYVKDLGFSCSEYTDTEDGELWAAWLYRKPTVHDQAFMSGPGPKLHHFAYTLTDRLSVLDCCDVLASMGYADSIERGPGRHGLSNAFFLYLRDPDGHRIELYTGDYLTSDPDLKPKRWDLNDPLRQTFWGHKAPDRWFNETSPFIDIETGEEIECEEPFLEQRKPKIVV, from the coding sequence GTGGATTTTTCAATCATTCGTATCGCAAGAACAGTTCTTCATGTATTGGATTTGCAAGCGTCCCGTAAGTTCTATGTGGATGGACTAGGCATGATTGAAACAGAAAGTGATGAAAATCATATTTATTTGAGAGGTTTAGAAGAACACTCTCATCATAGTTTACTATTAAGAAAAGCAGACAAAGCTGTTGTTGAAGTACTTAGTTATAAAGTGGAAAAAGAACAGGATCTCAATGAAATTGAAAAGCTTTTTATTTCAAAAGGTTTAAAAACAAAATGGATGGCGAAGGGGGAACAACATGCAATTGGAAGAACCCTTCGCGTCCATGATATTTCCGGCATTCCATTAGAATTTTTTGCAGAAATGACGACTGTTGACCGGATGCTACAACGCTATGACCTTTATTCGGGAGCAAAAATTCAGAGAATTGATCATGTAAACTGTGCAGTACCTCATGTACAAAAAGCGTATGATTTTTATGTGAAGGACTTAGGCTTTTCGTGTTCAGAGTATACAGATACAGAAGACGGGGAATTGTGGGCAGCATGGCTTTATCGAAAACCGACTGTTCATGACCAAGCATTTATGAGTGGACCGGGACCTAAACTACATCATTTTGCTTACACCCTAACAGATCGACTTAGCGTGCTCGATTGTTGTGATGTTTTAGCAAGTATGGGATATGCCGATTCGATAGAAAGAGGACCTGGTCGCCATGGCTTATCCAATGCTTTCTTCCTCTATTTAAGAGATCCTGATGGTCATCGTATTGAGCTTTACACAGGTGATTATTTGACAAGCGACCCAGATTTAAAGCCGAAAAGGTGGGATCTAAATGATCCGCTTCGCCAAACGTTTTGGGGACACAAAGCACCAGATCGATGGTTTAATGAAACAAGTCCGTTCATTGATATTGAAACGGGTGAAGAAATAGAATGTGAAGAACCATTTTTGGAACAAAGAAAACCAAAGATTGTCGTTTAA
- the hpaE gene encoding 5-carboxymethyl-2-hydroxymuconate semialdehyde dehydrogenase encodes MVSSQQLISYKHETQQSISLYINGEFTSAAGGNTFKNMNPFTNEQINEVAEGQSEDINKAVAAAREAFDNGPWKTMKLTKRMEYIYRIADLIDEEIEKIAYLESLDTGLPISQTRNMVSRASENFRFYARMVESRLVGDAYQVDDEFINYTIHAPVGVAGLITPWNAPFMLETWKVAPALATGNTVVLKPAELSPLSANLLAEVIHKAGLPKGVFNVVHGYGEEAGDALVKHPDVQLISFTGETKTGSTIIKNSADTLKSCSMELGGKSPIIVFDDADFERALDACVWGIYSFNGERCTANSRLFLQEGIKDKFIDALKMRVANIKVGDPLDADTEVGPLIDKGHFSKVKSYLEIANEEGTEVITGDIPIEFVRGNFVGPTLILNAENHMRVAQEEIFGPILTVLTFKEEEEAIKLANDIDYGLAGYVWTNDIKRGHRVAHKVEAGMLWVNAQNVRDLRTPFGGSKSSGIGREGGHYGFGFYTEQKIIHVSIADHRIQQFGKK; translated from the coding sequence ATGGTATCTTCCCAACAGTTAATTTCTTATAAACATGAAACACAACAGAGTATTTCTCTCTATATAAATGGGGAATTCACTTCAGCGGCAGGTGGAAATACATTTAAAAATATGAACCCATTTACGAATGAACAAATTAATGAAGTTGCAGAAGGACAGTCTGAAGATATTAATAAAGCAGTCGCAGCCGCACGGGAAGCTTTTGATAATGGTCCTTGGAAAACGATGAAGCTAACTAAAAGAATGGAATATATTTACCGTATTGCTGATTTAATAGATGAAGAGATAGAAAAAATAGCTTACTTGGAATCTCTTGATACGGGACTTCCAATTAGCCAAACGAGAAATATGGTAAGTCGTGCATCGGAGAATTTCAGATTCTATGCTCGCATGGTGGAGAGCCGTTTAGTTGGTGATGCCTATCAAGTAGACGATGAATTTATTAACTATACCATCCATGCACCAGTGGGGGTTGCAGGATTAATCACCCCTTGGAATGCTCCTTTCATGTTAGAAACATGGAAAGTGGCACCAGCACTTGCGACAGGTAATACAGTTGTTTTAAAGCCAGCAGAACTTTCTCCACTTTCCGCAAATTTATTGGCGGAAGTAATTCATAAAGCAGGTCTTCCAAAAGGTGTTTTCAATGTTGTTCATGGCTATGGAGAAGAAGCAGGGGATGCGCTTGTAAAACATCCGGATGTCCAGCTTATTTCATTCACAGGAGAAACAAAGACGGGTTCAACCATTATAAAAAACAGTGCGGATACGTTGAAAAGCTGCTCAATGGAGCTTGGTGGAAAATCCCCTATTATTGTTTTCGATGATGCTGATTTTGAACGAGCTTTAGATGCTTGTGTTTGGGGAATCTATTCTTTTAATGGTGAACGCTGTACTGCTAACTCACGCCTGTTTTTGCAAGAAGGGATAAAAGATAAATTTATCGATGCTTTAAAGATGCGTGTTGCGAATATTAAAGTCGGTGATCCACTAGATGCAGATACGGAAGTAGGGCCGCTGATTGATAAAGGGCATTTTAGCAAGGTAAAGAGCTACTTGGAAATTGCAAATGAAGAAGGTACGGAAGTCATTACTGGAGACATTCCAATTGAATTTGTTAGAGGGAATTTTGTGGGACCGACGCTTATACTAAATGCTGAAAATCATATGCGCGTTGCACAAGAAGAAATCTTTGGCCCTATACTAACAGTTTTGACATTTAAAGAGGAAGAGGAAGCCATAAAGCTTGCAAACGATATCGATTATGGGCTTGCGGGTTATGTATGGACGAACGATATTAAACGAGGTCACCGCGTTGCGCATAAAGTGGAAGCTGGAATGCTTTGGGTGAATGCTCAAAACGTTCGGGATTTAAGAACACCTTTCGGAGGTTCTAAATCCTCTGGAATCGGTCGCGAAGGTGGGCATTACGGCTTTGGGTTTTATACGGAGCAGAAAATCATTCATGTTTCAATTGCTGATCATCGTATTCAGCAGTTCGGGAAAAAATAA